A genomic segment from Nicotiana tabacum cultivar K326 chromosome 7, ASM71507v2, whole genome shotgun sequence encodes:
- the LOC107792938 gene encoding uncharacterized protein LOC107792938 → MASFQLLKSPFSFSQSNPDVFSTMVRRRFLRMRFQRKNRILNTFVDTKFRVCCRVQDSGNQSSSGEEPPESLFMKELRRRGMTPTSLLEETNTNTKEDEETISREEDGGFYRRNALSTDSGRNLTNQREQSMALNSEGLEGLIPRAKLLLTLGGTFFLAFWPLILATIASFSAVYLYFGPQFVHDASNRLGPPPYIDPYVLLEEERISQTAPPLN, encoded by the exons ATGGCGTCTTTCCAGTTATTGAAGTCCCCATTCTCATTTTCTCAGTCTAATCCTGATGTTTTTAGCACCATGGTCCGAAGGAGGTTTCTGCGTATGAGGTTTCAGAGGAAAAATCGAATCTTGAATACATTTGTTGATACAAAGTTTAGGGTTTGTTGTAGAGTTCAAGACAGTGGAAACCAGAGTAGTAGTG GTGAAGAACCTCCGGAGTCATTGTTCATGAAAGAGTTGAGAAGACGTGGCATGACTCCAACTTCATTGCTTGAGGAGACAAACACAAACACCAAAGAAGACGAGGAGACAATATCTAGGGAAGAAGATGGAGGCTTCTATCGAAGAAATGCACTCTCAACAGATTCTGGAAGAAATTTGACTAATCAAAGGGAGCAGTCTATGGCACTGAATAGTGAAGGCCTTGAG GGTTTGATTCCGCGGGCAAAACTTTTGCTTACTCTTGGGGGAACATTCTTTTTGGCATTTTGGCCGTTGATCCTCGCAACTATTGCATCCTTCTCTGCTGTTTACCTG TATTTCGGACCTCAGTTTGTCCACGATGCAAGCAACAGACTTGGTCCACCACCATATATTGATCCTTATGTACTACTCGAAGAAGAGAGGATATCACAGACAGCTCCACCTCTAAATTGA